The sequence ATCTGAAGAGTATGAGAATATATCTTATTTATTCCCTCTCTTTGATTTTCCTCTTTATCACTCTTGTGAGTAACTATTGGAGTAGAGAGTTTCACATCATACTCTATTCCCTTTAAATTATCTTCTTTTTCTACCTTGTTTAAAATTATCTCTCCTCTATCTCTATTTTTTAATAAAGTTGAGAAATTAGAATTTTCTATATCCTCTATCTTTTCTACCACTACAAAAATATTATTTTTAGGACGAGTAAGAGCAACATATAGATTATTTATCTCCTCGTGCTCCCATTTCAATCTCTTTTCCTCTAGATAATCTATCTCTTCTACACTTTCCAAGATATTATTAAATTTATTATCTGTTATCAGATAGGATTTTACTTGGGAATAGTTTTTATCCATCTCAAAGTAAAACTCCATTCCCTTATCTCCACTGTTTCTTGGTTTACTAGGAATAAAATAAAACAGTGTATCAAACTCTAATCCTTTAGATTTATGAATTGTCATAAGAGAGATTGTATTACTACTTCCAGCTGATATCTTTTTAAACTTCTCTTTTTGATTATTCTCCGCATACTCAATCAGAAAATCATTAAAATATCTATACTCCTTAAGCAATTTATAAAATCCAAAGATATTTAAAGTATCTTCATCATTTTGAAATCTATTTCCAATCCCTATTCTAAGTAACATCTCATAGGTTAAAAACTCTGTTTCTCCACAGTGATTAGTATAATTTATGTAGATATCTTTTAAAGTAGAAAAAATATCCTCTTCTATATCAATAGAGCCATCACTGTACAAATAACTCTCTACCTCATCTCTCTTTTTAATTATCTCTTTTAAAGTTGGAGCTGAGATATTTACTAAATCTGAACGTAAAAAATCTAGTAGTGATAAAAAATCTTTTTTTACAAGCCAAGAGATAAGAGCATAGATTCCACCTATTCCTCTGCTCTCTACTATACTTGTATCAGACTCTAAAGTATATGGTATTCCTCTCTCTCCCAATGAAAAAGCTATTCTCTCTAAAGTTTTTTTAGTTCTAGCCAAAATTCCTATACCACTGTAATTAGTTGAGAAGTTTTTCTCTATCTCATCTACCATAACTTCAAGAGCCTCTCTCTCCTCTTCTCCAGTAAGAAGTTTTACAAAACCTGACTCTTCACTCTCTCTATACCCTACACTATTAAATTTCCAATCACAATTAGGAGGATATACATCTACACTTTTATCAGCTATATCCCTAAAGACTTCATTTGTATACTCTACTATATTTTTTTTACTTCTAAAGCAGGTATCTAACTCTTCCTCTTCTCCATCTATTATCTGAGCAAGATTTTCAAAAAGTTTTTTCTCTCCTCCTCTCCAACCATAGATACTCTGCTTCTCATCTCCTACACAGATGATATTCTCACTTTTATCTAAGATATTTTTTAGTATTCTCCACTGTAAAATACTTGTATCTTGGAACTCATCTATAAATACACTTCTAAGCCTACCATCTATAATCTCAAAAAATTCCTCAGTAAGTCCATTTTCATCTATAAATCCAAGCTCTTTTTCCTCTAAATATTTAAAGGTATAGTTACTTATATCTGTATGAGTAAATCTCTTCTCTCTAAATTTTATCTCATCATAGATAGCATAGATTTTCTCAATGGTTTGGAAAAGTTTCTCCTCATATGGAATTACAAGTCTATTGTACATCTCTCTTCCAAGATTATCTTTAAACTCCACATATAGATAGTTTAAATCCTCAAGTTGAGAGTCTATATCCCCTTTTTTAGATTTTACCTTCACTCCACTCCAAAATTTATCCTTAAGAAAAATATTATAATTTTCCTTTAAATACTCTCCCTTATCCTTTGAAAAAAAATATCCCCTATAATCTTTTTTTACCAAATCATCAAAGGGCTTTCCTTTTATCCCAGCTATCTCTTTTAAAATCTCCTCCTGCTTTTCTAGTATTGGAAGAGCTGGTTTATAATCAAGAGGTTCTTTCTTTTCTAAGTTTTTTCCTAAGAGAATCATCTTCCATCTTTGATTTATAATATTTCTAATAAGCTCCACATACCTATCCATATCTTTTTCGCTATTATCCTCTAAAAAACTTTTAAAAAGATTGAAGTCCTCTCTATTTTCAAAAAGTTTTTCAAATGTTCTAATAAGGATTTTCCTATTCTCCTCTTCATCTACTATCTCATATGAGTATATTTTCAGGTATGGAGCTATTGCTTTTTTAAAGATGGTATTAGTAAATGAGTCTATTGTGTAGATTTTTAATTTATCTTTATTCTCAACAATATTTTTATAAATCTTTTTTATTTTAGATATCTCAAAAGAAAAACCATCTCCATATATATTTTGAAGATTTTTCTCTATCTCAACTCTTTTCTCTTCACTTTCACAAATCTCTTTTAAAAATTTTAAAATTCTCTCTTTAATCTCTGCAGTGGCTTTTTTTGTAAATGTCATTACTAAAATATCTTTAAAATCTATTCCCTCCATAAGAGAGGCTATATATTCAAGAGATAATCTATATGTCTTTCCTGTCCCAGCACTTGCCTTCAATATCAATTTTTTTCCCATTACTCTCTACCTCTTCCACAGATATTATAATACTCACAGGTTGTACAAGGTGTTTTCTTCTCTGCCCTCATATATTCTTGAGAGTCTACAAAATTTTTTATATTTTCCTCTAATTTTTCCCTTGTAAGAACTACCTTATCTTCTCTCTCTATCTTTCCTTTCCAAGCATTAAATACCAATTTCTTAGCTTGTCCAGACTCTCCATACAGTATTATTGTATAGTAATCTAACTGTCCATCTTGCTTATTTCCCGTCTTATAATCTATTATCTCGTTACCTATCTCACTCTCTATTACCAAGTCCGCTCTTCCTCTCAGATATACATCTATATCTCCAGAATAAAATGGAGTATTTTCATAGGAACTCTTCTCACTTTGAAATCTTTTAATAGCTATCCCCTCATAGTTTGCTTTTAAATCTTTAAAAAATCTCACTATATTTCTGCTTATTATAGGTATCATTATCTCTTCACAATAGTTGTCCATATGTAGAGGTATCTTAGCTCTCTCCTTTTTAAAAGCTTTTTTCATTCTTTCTTCCACTTCAGAATACTCTACCTCTCCTATTCCATCTTGTAAAACTTTTTTCCAAATGGAGTTTACATACTCTTCTAAGACTTTATGTACTATTATTCCTAAGACTCTACTACTGATATCTTTATCCTCATATTTCAGAGTATGAGTTAATCCCTCTATATTGGAGAAATAAAAACTAAGTGGACATTTTATAAGATTATCATAGTCATAGGCTCCTATTTGAAGTTTTCCCTCTTTGAAATCTTCAGAATCTTTTATGTATCTTTCATCACTACTTTGAGAATATCCCAACTCCACCCCTACTAGAGATTTTTTTAGCATATTGATACTATTTCTATTTTGTACAGGAGTTTTTAAAAGAGGTAGGGAGTATTTCAATATTATCTCCTCTAAAAATGGAGATATCTCTACACCTTTCTCTTCATCTTTCTTAGTAAAGATTACACAATCTTTTTCACTAAATATAGCTTGAAAAAATCTATATCTTTCTATCTCTCTTTTCTCCTCTTTGGTGGTAATACCTAGTTCTTTTCTCTGCTTCTCTGTCAAAATTAGATTATCATTTAAATTTTTAGGTAGATACTCATCTGTTATATCTAAAAAATAGTTGATATCCTTATATTCCTCACTATATCTTACAAAGTCCATTCCCTTTATAAGAACGATATCTTGTCCATATTTTATATTACTCTTTATTGTTAAATCCTTCATATATTGGATAAGAAGTCTATAGAGAGCTATTCCCATCTTATCTCCAAAATACTCATTGAAATTAGAGTGAATTTTCATTACCTCATTACTTTTTATTATCCCAAATATTTCAAAAAATTTATCAAAAATATCTGTATTATCCAGATTCTCCTCAATAAATCTTTCCATCTTTATATGCTCTTTAAAATAGATATATAGCTCATTGGTATTGGAAATATAGGTAATACTCTCTATATCAAAGATAATCTCATTTAATTTGTCTAAAAAGTCCAGTGGCATATTTTTTTCAAACCACTCCTCTTGTAAGATTTTTCTTGAGATATACTTATACCCTTCCATAGCACAACTATTTAAAAGATTAAACTCCACTTCACTTATATTATAATAATCTTTAAATATTCTCTCTTCAAAAGCAGAAAGAAACTTAGAGATTTGATAGACTCTTCCTAACTTTTCCTCTTCACTTGATATTATATCTAACTGAATATTTAAAAATTTGTATAGTTTTGTATCATTCATTGTAAAATTTTGTGATGGAACAAAATAACTAGGAAAGATTTTTGAGAAAATATTTCTTTCAGGAGCTGGAGAGTATATCTCATATTTTTCTATTTTTTTTAGATAAATCAGTGATAAAGCCTCCTCTAACTCATCTTTAAATTGATATACCTCTATATTTTTTATTTTCTCTGGAATACTTACTCTATTTATTTTAAACTCTTTCTCATTAAAATCTCCCTTTTTCATCTGTATAGCTATCTCTATCTCTTTTTTACTACTCAACTCTTTTATAAGCTCTACATATATTTTAGGAAACTCCACCATATCTACAAATATTATCTTACTAAAGTTCTCTAACCATATATCTCTATAATTTTCTCTTCTTTCTAACCAATCACTTGGAAGATAGTTGTACTCCTCACACAATTTATCAAAGAATTTTTTTATCTCTGAAAAATATCCTAAATATTTTTTTTGCCAATGGGGATATTCACTTAATTCTTCCACCTCATTTACCAATAGCTCTCTATAATAAGCAAAAAAATTGTTAGCTATATCTATCACATCATAGTAAGTAACTATTCCAAGCTCATCTTTTATATTTTGTGATATACACTTGAAAAAGGCTAAGATTCTCTTAGCCTCTTTTAAAATAATCTTATCTGTATAAAAAATTCTATCCTTGAACTCTTCCATAGTTATAAGAGTTGCTGACTCCTCAAAGAGCTTTTCTGACATTTTTTTAGAAAAGATATCCTTCATTCTGTTATCTGAAAATATATAGAGCTTTTCTCTTTCCTTTTCATCTTTTCTTGAATAAATATCTATGAATTTTACTCCATAATCTATATATCTAAAATTTATACCCATACATCTCTCCTATACACTTACATAGCTCCATTTTCCTTTTTTGAATACTCTATAACAAGCCATACTCCTAAAAGCCAAGTCTATTGTCATAACTATCCAAGCTCCAGAAAGTCCTGTATCTATCTTATATAGGAAAAAATATGTAAGTGGTATTCTTATTACATACATACCTATTGTAGTTATCCAAAGTACAGCTTTTGTATCTCCAGCTCCTCTTAGACAACCACTAAGAACCATCGATACAGCTTGGAAAGGTTGACAAATAGAAACAAGTCTAAGAGCTATAGTTGCCATTTTTTTTATTTCTATATCATCAGTAAACATATAGATAATAGTTCCTGGCAAAATAAAAAATATCAATCCAAATATTGACATAACAAATATAGCTAAAGCTGTAGTTGCTAACGCATCTCTATGAGCAGCTTTAGTAGAATCTTTTCCTAACTGTTGTCCTACTAAAGCTGTCCCAGCTACAGCAAATCCAAATCCCATATTATACGAAAATGACTCAGCTGTAAGAGCTATCTTATGAGCTGTATATGCCATTGTTCCTAATGATATCACCATCATCTCAAATATCAACATACCAATTCTAAATACCCCTTGTTCAATAGCAGCTGGTATTCCAATTTTTAAAACTCTTATAGACATCTTCTTATCAAAAACTTTTAATTTTTGTAAAGGGATAGATATCCAAAATCTTCTTGTAAAAAATGTAGTATATATAAAAATACAAGTTATCATTCCACGAGAAATAGTGGTAGCAATTCCAGCTCCCATAACTCCCCAATCAAATACAAAAATAAATAGATAGTTAAATAAAATATTAGAAAAAATACTTAAGATATTAGCTATCATTGGTATATTAGCTTTAGATATCGATCTATAAGCAGCAAAGAATACCACATTAAAACATAGAAATGGCATACCCAATAGAACTGTTGAATAGTATTGATTTGTCATAACTAGCTTCATATCATCTGCTCTTCCTACTAACTCCAATGTTTTCTCTCTAAATATAAAAAGAAGTAAAGTGATTCCCAAAGAGATTGGAATAGAGAGTATCAAACTTTGAGCTAAGGCATTTTTCCCCTCTTTTCTATCTCTAGAACCATAGGCACGACTTACTAGAGCAGTAGTACCTGTACTTACAGCAAAAAAAATAGGAGTTACAGCATTTAATGGAGCATTTCCTACTCCAACAGAGGTTATAGCTACTGCTCCAAGCTTTCCAACCATAATCATATCAAAAAAACCTAATAATGTTTGTGCAAATAAGTCAGCAATAGCTGGTAAAGCTATTTTTATAATATCAACAAAATTTTTCCTATTCTCTCTCCATTCCTTTGCCAACTTCATTCATAAATCATCTCCTAAATTATTTAATATCATTTTCATTACTATTCTTTCTAGTAACTAGAAGTTGGTCTATTTTAAATTTATCCACATCTACCACTTCAAAAGTATAATTTTCAAAATCTACAACTGCAGATTTTTTAGGTATACTTTTTAGCATATACATCATAAATCCTGCAATAGTTTCATATGTATCTTCTTCAGGGAATTTTTCTATATCATCTAAAACTTTTTTCACATCCTCTACTGAAGTAGCTCCATCTATAAGCCAAGAACCCTCTCCTCTTGCTATTATCTGTTCATCAAAGTTTTGATGTACTATATCTCCCATAAGAGTATTGACTACGTCATTTAAAGTAATCAGTCCCACCACTAATCCATATTCATTTAAAATTATAGCAAAGTCATCTCTTGCTTCATTAAATCTATCTAAGGCTTCTGACAAAGTCAAAGTATTTGGAATTACTAAAAGATTTTTATTATAAATACCTTTAATATTTTTTAATCCCTCTACTTCTCCATTTAATATTTTAGGTAGAATATCCTTAGAGCTCACATATCCCAAAATTGAATCTATATCATTTTCACAAACTAAAAATTTTGAGTGAGGGTTATTAGCTATTTTATCCTTTATGCTCTCCTCTTTTTCATTTATAGTTAAATATACTATACTATCTCTAGTTGTCATTATAGAGGATACCCATCTTGACTCCAATTCAAAAATATTTTCTATAAGTGAGTGTTCTTTTTTCTGTACTACTCCTGCTTCTGCTCCAGCATCTACCATAGCAAATATATCATCATAAGTTATTCTTTCATCTCTAACAAGTGGTATTTTAAAAAGTTCAAATATAAAGTTTGCTATTCCATTAAATACCCATATCAATGGTTTAACTACCCTTATTAACATGCACATAGGAGTTACTATTACTGTAGATATCTTCTCTGGAGCTACCATAGCCAGTCTTCTTGGAACCAAATCTGCAAATTCTATAAATAAAGCTGTTATAATTATAAAGGATACTATTCCACCTATAAAATTTGATTTTGGAGAAAGAATTGGAAAAAAATTAACTATAATGCTTTCTACATATGGCTTAGCTATATTTTCTCCAATTATTCCAGCTAAAATTGAAACAGTATTTGTTCCTATTTGAACAGCTGTAAAAAAATTTCCAGATGTATCTTGAACTTGCATAACTTTTTTAGCATTTTTATTTCCCTCATCTACCATAACTTGTAACTTCAATTTTCTAGCAGATGCTAGAGATATCTCACTGATAGAAAGAAATACTCCTATCCCAATCAAAACAAGCAATAATAAAATTCTAATTTCTATATTCATAAATTTTCTCCTCAGATTTTATTTTCCATTTCCTTATTTCCTAAAATTAAAATTCAAAAATTTTTCTATATCATATAAAAAATATAATTTTTATGCTAAAATACTATTATAATATAATTATAACATATTTTATACTTAATACAAGGGAGAAAAGATGAAGTATACTAAAGAACATCAATTATTAGCTTTAATTTATATTTTATTTATGGGGTTTGGATATCCACTTATTCGTTACATTAGCGATATTTTTAATCCGATTAATACTAATGCAATTATGTTTCTTTCTGGTGGAACTCTTCTCCTATTAGTTGCCACTATAAAGTTTAGACACGAAATTATCAAGCTAAAAGACAATCTTCAACTATTTTTAAAATTAATAATAATCGCTTTCTTAACAGCCGGAAATATGTAT comes from Fusobacterium necrogenes and encodes:
- a CDS encoding UvrD-helicase domain-containing protein produces the protein MGKKLILKASAGTGKTYRLSLEYIASLMEGIDFKDILVMTFTKKATAEIKERILKFLKEICESEEKRVEIEKNLQNIYGDGFSFEISKIKKIYKNIVENKDKLKIYTIDSFTNTIFKKAIAPYLKIYSYEIVDEEENRKILIRTFEKLFENREDFNLFKSFLEDNSEKDMDRYVELIRNIINQRWKMILLGKNLEKKEPLDYKPALPILEKQEEILKEIAGIKGKPFDDLVKKDYRGYFFSKDKGEYLKENYNIFLKDKFWSGVKVKSKKGDIDSQLEDLNYLYVEFKDNLGREMYNRLVIPYEEKLFQTIEKIYAIYDEIKFREKRFTHTDISNYTFKYLEEKELGFIDENGLTEEFFEIIDGRLRSVFIDEFQDTSILQWRILKNILDKSENIICVGDEKQSIYGWRGGEKKLFENLAQIIDGEEEELDTCFRSKKNIVEYTNEVFRDIADKSVDVYPPNCDWKFNSVGYRESEESGFVKLLTGEEEREALEVMVDEIEKNFSTNYSGIGILARTKKTLERIAFSLGERGIPYTLESDTSIVESRGIGGIYALISWLVKKDFLSLLDFLRSDLVNISAPTLKEIIKKRDEVESYLYSDGSIDIEEDIFSTLKDIYINYTNHCGETEFLTYEMLLRIGIGNRFQNDEDTLNIFGFYKLLKEYRYFNDFLIEYAENNQKEKFKKISAGSSNTISLMTIHKSKGLEFDTLFYFIPSKPRNSGDKGMEFYFEMDKNYSQVKSYLITDNKFNNILESVEEIDYLEEKRLKWEHEEINNLYVALTRPKNNIFVVVEKIEDIENSNFSTLLKNRDRGEIILNKVEKEDNLKGIEYDVKLSTPIVTHKSDKEENQREGINKIYSHTLQIEGKRVRGIIIHYFLENILHWEEKEIELSKKLTYAKYISVVGEKEMNELLSKENIEYIYERCRNIFDTNWDFIYREYPTYLKIDGENRSFRIDRLMIKLPTEKEKGIIYIADYKTGKYDEEQLENYKLSMIERVKRNERDIEEFEIITEYIELYV
- a CDS encoding MATE family efflux transporter, translating into MKLAKEWRENRKNFVDIIKIALPAIADLFAQTLLGFFDMIMVGKLGAVAITSVGVGNAPLNAVTPIFFAVSTGTTALVSRAYGSRDRKEGKNALAQSLILSIPISLGITLLLFIFREKTLELVGRADDMKLVMTNQYYSTVLLGMPFLCFNVVFFAAYRSISKANIPMIANILSIFSNILFNYLFIFVFDWGVMGAGIATTISRGMITCIFIYTTFFTRRFWISIPLQKLKVFDKKMSIRVLKIGIPAAIEQGVFRIGMLIFEMMVISLGTMAYTAHKIALTAESFSYNMGFGFAVAGTALVGQQLGKDSTKAAHRDALATTALAIFVMSIFGLIFFILPGTIIYMFTDDIEIKKMATIALRLVSICQPFQAVSMVLSGCLRGAGDTKAVLWITTIGMYVIRIPLTYFFLYKIDTGLSGAWIVMTIDLAFRSMACYRVFKKGKWSYVSV
- a CDS encoding PD-(D/E)XK nuclease family protein, with product MGINFRYIDYGVKFIDIYSRKDEKEREKLYIFSDNRMKDIFSKKMSEKLFEESATLITMEEFKDRIFYTDKIILKEAKRILAFFKCISQNIKDELGIVTYYDVIDIANNFFAYYRELLVNEVEELSEYPHWQKKYLGYFSEIKKFFDKLCEEYNYLPSDWLERRENYRDIWLENFSKIIFVDMVEFPKIYVELIKELSSKKEIEIAIQMKKGDFNEKEFKINRVSIPEKIKNIEVYQFKDELEEALSLIYLKKIEKYEIYSPAPERNIFSKIFPSYFVPSQNFTMNDTKLYKFLNIQLDIISSEEEKLGRVYQISKFLSAFEERIFKDYYNISEVEFNLLNSCAMEGYKYISRKILQEEWFEKNMPLDFLDKLNEIIFDIESITYISNTNELYIYFKEHIKMERFIEENLDNTDIFDKFFEIFGIIKSNEVMKIHSNFNEYFGDKMGIALYRLLIQYMKDLTIKSNIKYGQDIVLIKGMDFVRYSEEYKDINYFLDITDEYLPKNLNDNLILTEKQRKELGITTKEEKREIERYRFFQAIFSEKDCVIFTKKDEEKGVEISPFLEEIILKYSLPLLKTPVQNRNSINMLKKSLVGVELGYSQSSDERYIKDSEDFKEGKLQIGAYDYDNLIKCPLSFYFSNIEGLTHTLKYEDKDISSRVLGIIVHKVLEEYVNSIWKKVLQDGIGEVEYSEVEERMKKAFKKERAKIPLHMDNYCEEIMIPIISRNIVRFFKDLKANYEGIAIKRFQSEKSSYENTPFYSGDIDVYLRGRADLVIESEIGNEIIDYKTGNKQDGQLDYYTIILYGESGQAKKLVFNAWKGKIEREDKVVLTREKLEENIKNFVDSQEYMRAEKKTPCTTCEYYNICGRGRE
- a CDS encoding hemolysin family protein, coding for MNIEIRILLLLVLIGIGVFLSISEISLASARKLKLQVMVDEGNKNAKKVMQVQDTSGNFFTAVQIGTNTVSILAGIIGENIAKPYVESIIVNFFPILSPKSNFIGGIVSFIIITALFIEFADLVPRRLAMVAPEKISTVIVTPMCMLIRVVKPLIWVFNGIANFIFELFKIPLVRDERITYDDIFAMVDAGAEAGVVQKKEHSLIENIFELESRWVSSIMTTRDSIVYLTINEKEESIKDKIANNPHSKFLVCENDIDSILGYVSSKDILPKILNGEVEGLKNIKGIYNKNLLVIPNTLTLSEALDRFNEARDDFAIILNEYGLVVGLITLNDVVNTLMGDIVHQNFDEQIIARGEGSWLIDGATSVEDVKKVLDDIEKFPEEDTYETIAGFMMYMLKSIPKKSAVVDFENYTFEVVDVDKFKIDQLLVTRKNSNENDIK